A section of the Amblyomma americanum isolate KBUSLIRL-KWMA chromosome 2, ASM5285725v1, whole genome shotgun sequence genome encodes:
- the Pis gene encoding phosphatidylinositol synthase, producing MTENVFLFIPNIIGYGRIILAILSFYFMPTHCLAASICYGVSAFLDCIDGHAARMFNQSTKFGAMLDQLTDRCGTMCLLVVLAQFYPGYTFWFQLSMAIDIASHWLHLHTSLLSGKDNHKNLDSADNPIMKLYYTNKPILFTMCVGNEAFYGGLYLLHFTEGPLVLGLGLFRLMTLISAPIAIAKTLVSLLQMQIAAVNLGAIDVSERSRRTE from the exons ATGACTGAGAATGTGTTCCTCTTCATTCCGAACATCATCG GGTATGGCCGCATCATATTGGCGATCCTGTCATTTTACTTCATGCCTACGCACTGTCTTGCTGCATCAATCTGCTATGGAGTCAGTGCATTTTTGGACTGCATTGATGGACACGCTGCAAGGATGTTCAATCAAA GCACCAAGTTTGGTGCCATGCTCGACCAGCTTACAGACCGGTGTGGCACCATGTGCCTGCTGGTAGTGTTGGCACAGTTCTACCCTGGCTACACCTTCTGGTTCCAGCTGAGCATGGCCATTGACATTGCTAGCCACTGGCTGCACCTGCACAC atCCCTCCTGTCTGGAAAGGACAATCACAAGAACTTGGACTCTGCTGACAATCCCATCATGAAACTGTACTACACCAACAAG CCTATCCTGTTCACAATGTGCGTGGGAAATGAAGCATTCTATGGGGGCCTCTACCTGCTGCACTTCACTGAAGGTCCCTTAG TGCTTGGATTGGGCCTCTTCAGACTGATGACCCTCATCAGTGCTCCCATAGCCATCGCCAAGACACTGGTCAGCCTGCTGCAAATGCAGATTGCTGCGGTGAACCTTGGCGCCATTGATGTCAGTGAGCGGAGTAGGCGCACCGAGTGA